tatttattttatgtatgtgagtacactgtctctgtcttcagatacaccagaagagggcatcagatcccattacagatggttgtgagccaccatgtggttgctgggaattgaactcaggacctctggaagagcagacagagctggtgctcttaaccactgagccatctctccagccctccacgAAGCCTTAGATTCAATGTCCAGCATCACAAGGCATAATGGTGCCCATGTGTAATGTCAGCCTTTTGGGGACGGAAACGGGAGccggagttcaaagtcattcttggctTACACGTCCACTTCAAAGGGACCCTGTCAAACAAACACATTAGAGGTTGAGAAATGGATCTGAGGATCCAggttcttgctgccaagccccAGGACTCTCATGGCAGAGGAGAACTGacccctcaagttgtcctctgacttccacacgccCACTGTGAATGCACAGAACCCCACCATATAAACGTAAagctgtatatgtgtatatatgtacataaataaatgtatataaatgtacacTTACTTATtagattatttattaaataaataaatgggtaaATATAAAAACCAATGTTAAGTAAGATAGCCAGACGAAAGTAAGTTGTATCGGTGAAAAGGATGCATCCTTTGTGTTGTGTGTGACCAAGGTCACAGGTCAGAGTACAGGCCCTCACAGACTCCTCTCTCCAGCCTCGTGCCTCAATGGGGGTACCTGTGTGAGCAAGCctggtgccttcttctgcctctgtgccACTGGCTTCCAGGGGGTGCACTGTGAGAAGATTAACCCCAGCTGTGCAGACAAGTAAGCCTGACGAGGCCCCCCCAAAGGAGCAGAGAAACCCTCAGCTTCCCCCAGACCCCCTCTACCTATCCTTGGGCTCGGTGCTATCACGGTTCCCTGCCCTgtggctgcccctcccccactgtctcCCCACACCACACCTGTTACCTCAGGTCCTACAATGCCATCTTTGTCTTGTCCAGCCCCTGCAGGAACAAGGCCACCTGCCAAGACACACCTCGAGGGGCCCGCTGCCTCTGCATCCCTGGCTACACAGGAAGCAGGTGCCAGGTGAGGTGACATAGGCCAGATGTGTCAGTGAGAGAGGCTGGGGATCTAAAGGGTGGGCAACAGGGAAACTCGGACAAATGTCCACATGAAGGGATGTCCAGGTGCATCTCACTTGGGTGTGaggtgaaggaaggaaaaaaagctgggcttggtggtacatctctgtaatcccaacacttgggaagcacaggcagaaggatcgggagttcaaggccagcctcagctacatagcaagttgagGCCATCCTGGGGTAGATGagaccttacacacacacacacacacacacacacacacacacacacacacacctgggagtGGAGGTGTGCATGGGATGACTTTCTCATCCTGGAGGCTGTTCTGAAATGTGAAGCCAGAGGTCACCAGCTCAGGCCATTGGTGAGCAAGTCATCCTAGAATCGATTTTGCGGGAGCTACCATTGGAGAGGCTCGGAGTCCCAGAAGCCCTTCTCATCTCCTGCTCTGTCCCAACTCTCAGACTCTGATAGACTTGTGTGCCCGGAAGCCCTGTCCACACACTGCCCGATGCCTCCAGAGTGGGCCCTCCTTCCAGTGCCTGTGCCTCCAGGGATGGTCAGGGGCTCTCTGTGACCTCCCACTGTCCTGCCAGAAGGCCGCAATGAGCCAAGGTACCAGACCCAGGACcagtggagggtggggaggggtttcCTCTTTTGTCAAAACTTCAAAGCATGCACACAGCTTGTGTCACAGTCAAAACAGCCAAGAGTAACTTATTCTACAGCTCAACACCCAGTTAACATGACCACTCGGGCCATGCCTCACCTGGAGCCACTCAGTGCTACCAGGCTCAAAACACCCCTGGAGTGAGCCAATGTAACTCAACTGTACCCACGTCTCACCCATGCAGTCTCTTATGGAACTCTGTGTCAGGGGGTCCTGAGCATCCTCCCAACCAACTTAGATGCATCTCTCCTGTCTGTTTGTCTTCCCAGGCATAGAGATCTCTGACCTGTGCCAGAACGGAGGCCTCTGTATTGACACGGGCTCCTCCTACTTCTGCCACTGCCCTCCTGGATTCCAAGGCAAGTTATGTCAGGATAAAGTGAACCCCTGCGAGTCCAAGCCTTGTCATCACGGGGCTACCTGTGAGCCCCAGCCCGACGGCTATGTCTGCCAGGTAAGAGGTCTAGAGGTGTAGAGATGGGGATGGGTGGGGGGCGGGATCTAGTTTATCCAGTCCTCTTCCCTTTAAGCCAGGCACCCAACCGCCCACCAGGTCAGGCCATGCCACCTCATAAGAATTTCCCAACGCCATGTTTtcacttcctcttttctctcccccaccTTGATACCAACATCAAActccttcagcctctgcctccatgtttgTCCCGCTGCTGCTGGCTCAGTCTTTACCTCACTTCCAATGGGGAAGTTGATCATCCCTCTCTGATTAATACCCTCCAGGGATGCCTACTTCATCCTGGTGAGATGTATCTTCCCACCTGTGTCTCAGACCACAGCAGCTCCTGTCCCCATTGTCCAGCTCCCTGATTCAGTGTCCCAAAATTGTTTCTTAGCCTTTGAGcctcctctccccaacccccccacccccaccccccaccccaccccccactgatTTGCCTCCAGGGGccttttcctgcctcttcctcaggGGTGACCTGAGCTAGGGgaggggtttctcctccctggtcCAGGAGATGAAATGTTGGGATTAGAGCAGAACCCTTTTAAATTCTGTGCTCAGAAAcgcaactttttttttaaattttgtgtgtatgaatgttttgactGTACGCGTACCACATGCGTGCCCGGtacccatggagatcagaagatagattcagattccctgaaactggagatgctgacagttgtgaagtagcatgtagatgctgggaattgaaccccaggcCTCTGCCAAAGCAAAAAATGCTCTCAACCACAGGTATCTCTCCCGCCTCCAGAAACACAACTTTTGATCCCCTAGCCTACTGCTGACTTAACTTTGTAGTCACTGTCTgcgactgtttttttttttttttttttttttttttaagatttagttttatttatatgaaagcactgcagctgtcttcagacacacatcagaagagagcatcggatcccattacagatggttgtgagccaccatgtggttgtggttgctgggaattgaactcaggacctctagaagagcagacagtgctcttaaccactaagccatctctccagcttgtctccacctttttcaaaaacaaaaaacagtttatTTAATTTTCCCCCTGCCccaacttttttgttttaaattatatgcgTGACTATGTACGTGTGGGTATATGTGCGTGGGTTTTGGTTTCCACAAAAGCCAGAGGCGTCAGATCCCCATGGAGCTGGATCACGGGCAGCCGTGTGCTAACTTACGTGTGTTCCAGAACTggaacctaggccctctgcaagtgcagcatctgcctttgtggtttgtttgtttgtttgcttgcttgcttgcttcatgtgttggtttttcgagacagggtttctctgtgtagtcctggctgtcctggaactcactctgtaggccaggctggcctcgaactcagagatctatgcacttctgtctcctgggggctgggattaaaggctgtgctATCACCACCCAGCTTGCtttagtgttcttaactgctgagccatccctccacctccctacccctaccctccctcttctccttcctccctccctcccttctttccttcctttctgaggcaaggtctcatgtagcccaggctggccttgaattcctttaTGTTGCTTTAGATGATCTTaaactctcctgcctctgtgtaGTCAGTGCCAGGACTGTAGGGATACAACCCCATGGCTACTTTATATGGTTCGGGGACTCGAACCCAGGaccatgtgtgtgctaggcaaacactctcccCATCACCATCTCTAACCCTTAGGAGCCTTTCCAGACATAGAGAACCAAGGTAGGGAGGGACAATCCTGTCTCAAACGTGAAGTGTGTCCTGATTGGTGAACCTCTGTAATGTGAAGAAAAGTGTGTCCTGATTAGTGAACCTCTGTACTCTCGCTCGCCTCCACTCCATGAAATTTCCTCCTCCAGTGGTTTCCAAAACACCCTCCAGGACTCTCTGGGCCACTCCCTGAATTGACTCCCAAAGCCTCCCTTCTGGCTTGCTGTCTGGCAGAACATAGTGCTTATGACTTGTCCTGGCACACAAAAACCACAGTGTGGCTCTGGACACAGCCAGTCTTGCTTTGACCCAAATGTTGCTTCACCTTCTCGGCAAACTGTTTCATTATCTGTGGACTGGAGATTAAGTGAGATAATATTTCTTCAGGGTTGCTAAGAGGATGGTTTAAGGCTATGTACACAACCAATGCCaaccttctcccttctctctcctctggttAACCATGCTTCCTAGTTACACTGTCTAACTTTTAATCTTCCCtttatctgtattttaaaatacctcCTGGCTTGCTAAGAAGATGGCTTAGCCAAGATCCTAGCTTGAAGATCTGAGATCAGATACCCAAGTCGAAAGCTCAGCACATAGCAGTAATGGCACAGATggtgagacagaagcagaaacaagcCTGGCCTGGCCTAAATGGCAAAGTTCCCAGCCAGgaagaggccttgtctcaaacaaaaggcaGAAGAGCCTGATTGCTACACAccattgcatatatgtgtgcgcacgcacacaaacacacacacatacacaaatgtatgcAGGACACAAGTGGGTAATCATTGGACCTCCACATACCatgcaaatgcatacacacacacaaatgacacaAGTGGATAATCACTGGACATCTACGATTCGATGCATGAGGGTAAGTTGTACAGGAAAGAGGTGTCCCCTGGAATGAGGGAAGGCTTAGTGGCCATACTGTTTGTGACTAAGGATTGTGCTCTGTCACTGCACAACAGCATGCCAGGTAGTGCTGAGACAGGCTGAGGAGTTCAGCTGTTGAGGCAGGAGGCTGGCCGACCACCTTGAGCTCAGCTCATCCACTGGCTCCATCTGTCTCCAGTGTGCCCCAGGCTATGAAGGACAGAACTGCTCAAAAGTGCAAGACTCTTGTCAGTCCCAGCCCTGCCACAACCGAGGAACCTGTACCCCCAGGCCTGGAGGCTTCCACTGTGCCTGCCCTCCAGGCTTTGTGGGCCTGCGCTGTGAGGGGGATGTGGACGAGTGTCTCGACCAGCCCTGCCACCCCTCAGGCACTGCAGCTTGCCACTCTTTAGCCAACGCCTTCTATTGCCAGTGTCTGCCTGGGCACACAGGTAAGGCCTGGGATCTCTGGGGCACATCTAAGACCAGGACAACCCAGATGGTCCTTTCCCAAAAGGCAGCCTCTCTTCTCACCCTCTGCCTCCACACCTCTCCCCTTAGAAGTCCCCAGCATCTTCTTGCCCACATATCATGTGCTGAACCAACTGTCAGGAGGCAGTCACTGAAGCCAGGTGTGACCTCCAATCTCACCCCCACCACAGGCCAACGGTGTGAGGTGGAGATGGACCTCTGCCAGAGCCAGCCCTGCTCCAATGGAGGGTCCTGTGAGGTCACAACAGGACCACCCCCTGGCTTCACCTGCCACTGCCCCAAGGTAACTGATGCAACacccatttctctcttctccttataCTAATGAGAGGTAAGACACCCAGGGCCATGAGTGAGGAGCGCTAGAGTCAGAATTACTGAAGATGGCCCAAATTCACCTGGTGCATGGTGCAATTCTGTAGTCCCTGCCTTTGGGCATCGAGGCAGAAGGGAGAAGAGTTTGAGGAtatccttggctacacaatgAACCTGagatggagagatgtctcagcagttaaggacactgtgcttttccagaagtcctgagttcaactccaagcaaccacatggtggctcacaatgaaTCTGAGATCAGACtcttatctcaaaaagcaagatgAAACAAAATGGACTCTCCCAAGAATAGCTTTAGACAAGATCTCTAAACTTTGCATAGGGGACAGGTGTGGGTGAGGCGCTCTGGGCAAGAATCTGGATGAGCCTTGGCTTGTGATAATGGGGTGAACCTTCCTTTCTCACCCCAAAGCTCTTGAGCCAAACCCAAGAATGACAGTAGTAAACACTTTCCCCCACTTCCACCTTCCTCCTGTTTACCCTGGGAAAGAAGAGACCATGTGGCCTGTCTCCAGAGATTGAAATGACACCGTAATCCGTCAACTGCGCTGGGCAATGATCAGTCTTCTTGGACTGCTGCATAGACACACTTCACCCAGTTCCTCCAAGGGCAATATGCCAGTGTGTGCAGTTAGCAGGGGACCTAGTGACAACATTCATTACAAGGAATTCAATGTTCTGAGGTCCCTGTTAGGATAGTCTAGAACCCTCTGTGTCACATTGTCCTAGCTTGCTTCAGGAAAGAATAATGCAAGGTCCTTttgcattctcttctctctgctgcaGGGTTTCGAAGGCCCCACCTGCAGCCACAAAGCCCCTTCCTGCGGCATCCATCACTGCCACAACGGAGGCCTCTGTCTGCCCTCCCCAAAGCCGGGCTCCCCACCCCTCTGTGCCTGCCTCAGTGGCTTTGGGGGCCCTGACTGTCTGACACCTCCAGCTCCACCTGGTTGTGGTCCTCCCTCACCCTGCCTGCACAATGGTAGCTGCACTGAGACCCCTGGGTTACACAACCCCGGCTTTCAATGCACCTGCCCTCCTGACTCTCCGGGGCCCCGGTGTCAAAGGCCAGGGGCAAGTGGGTGTGAGGGACAAGGTGGCGATGGGGCCTGCGATGCTGGCTGCAGTGGCCCAGGAGGGGACTGGGATGGAGGGGACTGTTCCCTAGGGGTCCCAGACCCCTGGAAAGGCTGTCCCCCACATTCCCGGTGCTGGCTTCTCTTCCGGGATGGACGATGTCACCCGCAGTGTGACTCTGAAGAGTGTCTGTTTGATGGCTACGACTGTGAAATCCCTCTGACCTGCACGTGAGCCTGGGAAtgaggggtgggatgggggcgAGGGTGAGGAGACATACATGACCGAGCTACAGAATGACCAGCATTGAACTCCAGAGAATTTCCATGCTAAGAAAGACTCTAGGTTCCAACCCAGGGGAACGGAGTGATAGATACTGACTCCTGAGAACTCTCAGGCCTCAGGCCTCAGCTTCTCTTTCCCAGGCCTTCTACCATAGAATCCCTCCCTGGCAAGCAACACCCCCAAGAGAAAAGGTCTTAGAccctctttctgagacagggacaGGAGGAAAGGTTGGCCCCAGTAAACGTGGGGTCAGCAGACATCAGGGTGTTCGGCCACCATCCTTAGCAATCCAAGTCCCAGAGGCAGTGGAGTGGCTGTAATTCTCTGTGAAGAAAGGTCGGATTTGGGAAGGGTGATGAGTCCATGTCTCCTTTGCCCACAGCCCAGCCTACGACCAGTACTGCCGAGACCACTTCCACAACGGGCACTGCGAGAAAGGCTGCAATAACGCTCAGTGTGGCTGGGATGGAGGTGACTGCAGGCCGGAAGGGGAAGACTCAGAGGGGGGGCCTTCCCTGGCCCTGCTGGTGGTGCTGAGACCCCCAGCCCTGGATCAGCAGCTGGTTGCCCTGGCACGAGTACTGTCCTTGACTCTGAGGGTCGGTCTCTGGGTGAAGAAGGACAGAGAAGGCAGGAACATGGTGTTCCCTTATCCTGGGACCCGAGCCAAAGAGGAGCTGAGTGGAATTAGGGATTCCTCTTCGTGGGAAAGACAAGCCCCTCACACTCAGCCCCTGGGCACGGAGACAGAGTCCCTTGGTGCGGGGTAAGTAAGACATGGACGGGTGGGGGAGAATAACAGCTCTTTGGAAGGAGCAAAGACTAGACAGAGGTCCCTGAAGCGCCTCTGCTTCCCCACAGGTTCGTGGTAGTGATGGGAGTGGATCTGTCCCGCTGTGGTCCAGACCATCCTGCATCCCGCTGTCCCTGGGACTCTGGGCTCCTGTTACGCTTCCTTGCAGCAATGGCTGCAGTAGGAGCTCTGGAGCCCCTGTTGCCCGGACCCTTGCTGGCTGCTCACCATCAAGCAGGGACCAGTAGGTGACCCCCTACCTTTGCCCTTGACCTTAGCTCATACCATGTCTGGTAGAgataaaactaaaaaccaaaacattctGTGTGGGGAACTTGGCCCAACATCTCTTCTTTGGAATGAATCTCCCCCTGGCCCATCTGTTCAGTGGTCTTTCCTGTTTCCCTGAGAACTTTGTACTAACCTCTGCCATAGCCCTACAACCAACCTTGGGTTAtcgatatgatatatgatatgatatgaaaTGAAACTATCATAACATCTCCTATGAGCTCTCCTCTAAGCATATTAGCCATTAACACATTTAACTACAGGAGACGGGAGGAAACTAAGGCAGGCTACTCCACTGTCCCAAGCTACTCCACTGGCCAAATCTTACCAAGAATGGGCCCCCTTTGTGACTGTCTCTCTCCTACCAGGGCCCCCTGGCAACCAGCTTCCTTGGCCTATTCTATGTTCACCAGTGGTTGGGGTGCTTCTCCTGGCCCTTGGGGCTCTTCTCGTCCTCCAGCTCATTCGGCGCCGGCGGCGGGAACATGGGGCCCTGTGGCTGCCCCCTGGTTTCATCCGAAGGCCTCAGACACAGCGGGCGCCCCACCGGCGGAGACCCCCACTGGGCGAGGACAACATTGGTCTCAagtgagactctttttttttttttttttttttttttaatgatctgGGATTCAGGGGAGTGCTCCAAGTGCTACTCCTGCAGAAGTGGAGGGGTCAGAAGGCTTCCAGAAGTGTGGGAGATGCTGACTGGACTTACCCTGATTACCCACTTACCCCATCCAGGGCGCTGAAGCCAGAGGCAGAAGTGGATGAGGATGGAGTGGCCATGTGCTCGGGCCCTGAAGAGGGAGAGGTAGGCTAGGTGAAatcgtatgtgtatgtgtgtaggggggtATGGTATAGAGGTGACAGTGGCAAGGTCAACTCAATGACCTTCACTTTTCCTTGCTCTTGCCCCAAGGCTGAAGAAACAGCATCAGCCTCCAGGTGCCAGCTTTGGCCACTCGGCAGCGGCTGTGGAGAGCTCCCACAGGTGGCCATGCTGACCCCTCCTCAGGAGTGTGAACTGGAGGTTCCAGATGTGGACACCTGTGGACCTGGTATACAACCAACCTAGACCAAGTTGGAGGGGTGCATCCTACTCTTGACCCTTTTAGAAGCAAAAGCCATTGGTATCCAAACTGGAGCCTTTACAGAGGTAGAGAGAACAGTACCATTACCGGGATGTGTCAGGGATACAAACTCAGACTCTCGGCAAGCTGAGGTACACAGCGATGGTACCAGCCCTCTAGGTAAGGGTGACGTAGGCTCAATCCTGAGATGCTGAGAAATAAAGCCTTCCTGCTCCTGTTACTGATGAGAAAACTGGGCCTTAGAGAGGTTGACGAAGACACTGAATCAAGGcggtcggtggtggcgcacgcctttaatccaagcactcaggaggcagaggcaggcagatctctgtgagttcaaagccagcctggtctagaggtcgagttccagggcagtcagcgctacacagaaaaaccctgtctttagaaaaacaaagcaaaccacgAAATCAAAAACCAACACTTTGCTGTCAAcaatgccacacacctttaatcctagcagggAGATTTTAGTCCTAGCacgagagaagcagagacaggtggatctcggtgagttcgagaccagcctgatctagtaagttccaggacagtcagagctatatagtgagaccctgtctcaagcaccCCTTCTGCTTCCCTCCAGAAAGGCAGAGCTTGGCTAAGATGGCAGCAGTTCTCCCAGGGGCATGTTATCATTCACATATCCTACTGACTGGCCTAGGACTCCTTCTCATCCACAGATGGGGTGACACCCCTGATGTCAGCCGTCTTCTGTGGAGGAGTGCAGTCCACGACTGGACAGAGACCCTGGGAACCACTGCTGGATAGAGGGGCCTGCCCCCAGGCTCACACCGTGGGCACTGGAGAGACGCCCCTGCACCTGGCTGCCCGATTCTCTCGGCCAATTGCTGCCCGCCGCCTCCTTGAGGCTGGAGCCAACCCCAACCAGCCGGACCGGGCAGGGCGTACCCCACTTCACACTGCAGTGGCTGCTGACGCTCGGGAGGTCTGCCAGGTCGGCACATATGGGGTCCCTAAAGGAAGTAGGAGTAAGCATACATGTAAAATGGAAAGGTCTTCTCTGGGGTTTGACAAAGAGGAAACAGACTGAAGACCTGAAAGAGGAAGATGGCAGGTAGCAACCGGTTGAcaggcctataaccccagcactggggaggtgggggtagACACATCTCTGAGTcccaagctagcctgggctgcaagactttgtctcaaaacaaagacagGCAACAAAAGCGTGAGGAGCCTGACCTAGAAGCCCAGGGTAGCCCAGGGGTCACAGGCCCTTTCTGTCTCCACAGCTTCTATTGGCCAGCAGACAGACTGCTGTGGACGCGCGCACAGACGACGGGACTACACCTTTGATGCTGGCTGCCAGGCTGGCCGTGGAGGACCTGGTTGAAGAATTGATTGCAGCCCGAGCAGATGTGGGAGCCAGAGATAAAAGGGGTATGCACAGAGCCGCTGTGTTATCGAAatgttggggagagcgggaaggAAGTGAGGTTCAAAATACAGGCGCAGCAGAGACAGACTAGAGGCTCCTATGCTGTGGCAGTATGGAGAGCGAGTTTCCTCATCACGGTTAACCACACATATTGTCTCAGTCCATGAAACGGGAATGGAAGAAGTACCGGTGGGAACGGGACGGGGATACCCGGGTCCCACCGATCCAGAACAATACCTATTGTCCCGCCGGCGCGCCCATGACGTCACCAGGGCAACACTTGCAGCCGACTGTCGGTTGCCAGGGCAACGCTTCCGCCTGTGAAGAAACAAGtagctctcccttcctcccccaaccccccgtCCCCCACCAAGGCCAAAACCCGTGGGAAACTAAAACGTAGGAGTAGTCTGACCCCCAACGGCGGGGTAACCGGCTCCCACGTGGTACCCTAGGAAAAACGGCACTGCACTGGGCCGCTGCTGTGAACAACGCCCGAGCCGCCCGCAGTCTCCTCCAGGCTGGAGCGGATAAAGATGCCCAGGACTGTAGGGTGAGCCACGTCGCAGCCTCCCAACTGAACAAGCCAAAAGCAAGGGGAGCCAGCAGGCTCAAAGGGGGCGGGGCCCAGTGTCTGGCGGGAGGGCACGGCCTGCCGGTGGGCGGGGACTCCCTGACCGTCCCCGCCCCCGGGTTTTCGGGTCTCCACCGCAGGAGCAGACGCCGCTGTTCCTGGCTGCGCGCGAAGGCGCCGTGGAGGTGGCACAGCTGCTGCTGGAGCTCGGGGCGGCCCGGGGACTGCGGGACCAGACCGGGCTGGCCCCAGGAGATGTGGCCCGCCAGCGAAGTCACTGGGACCTGCTGACACTCCTGGAGGGGGCCGGACCGACCACGCAGGAGGCCCGTGCGCACGCACGCACCACGCCGGGGGGCGTGGCCGCGCCGCGCTGCCGGACGCTGTCTGCGGGAGCGCGCCCGCGTGGGGGCGGAGGCTGTCTGCAAGCTCGCACTTGGTCGGTGGACTTGGGAGCGCGCGGAGGGGCGGTATATGCGCGCTGCCGGAGCAGAGCTGGAAGCTCCGGAGGCCCCTCCATGCGCGGCCGCAGGTTTTCCGCTGGCTCCCGTGGACGACGCGAGGCTAGGACATCACAGGATGACTGGCCTCGCGACTGGGTGGCCCTAGAAACCTGCGGCACCGCCTGCAGTGCGCCGATCCCGTCTCCCAGCCTGACCCCGTCCCCAGAACGCGGATCCCCTCAAGTTGCCT
The sequence above is drawn from the Arvicanthis niloticus isolate mArvNil1 chromosome 20, mArvNil1.pat.X, whole genome shotgun sequence genome and encodes:
- the Notch4 gene encoding neurogenic locus notch homolog protein 4 isoform X1, whose amino-acid sequence is MQPPSLLLLLLIFSFRVILTRVSSPELLCGGSPEPCDNGGTCLRLSQGQGTCQCAPGFLGETCQFPDPCRNTQLCKNGGSCQALLPTPPSSHSPTSPLTPHFSCTCPSGFTGDQCQTHLEELCPPSFCSNGGHCYVQASGRPQCSCEPGWTGEQCQLRDFCSANPCANGGVCLATYPQIQCRCPPGFEGHTCEHDINECFLEPGPCPQGTSCHNTLGSFQCLCPVGQGGPQCKLRKGACPPGSCLNGGTCQLVPEGDTTFHLCLCPPGFTGLDCEINPDDCVRHQCQNGANCLDGLGTYSCLCPKTWKGWDCSEDVDECEAQGPPRCRNGGTCQNSAGGFHCVCVSGWGGAGCDQNLDDCAAATCAPGSTCIDRVGSFSCICPPGRTGLLCHLEDMCLSQPCHVNAQCSTNPLTGSTLCICQPGYSGPTCHQDLDECQMAQQGPSPCEHGGSCINTPGSFNCLCLPGYTGPRCEADHNECLSQPCHRGSTCLDLLATFHCLCPPGLEGRLCEVEVDECTSNPCLNQAACHDLLNGFQCLCLPGFTGTRCEKDMDECSSTPCANGGHCQDQPGAFHCECLPGFEGLRCETEVDECLSDPCPVGASCLDLPGAFSCLCHPGFTGQLCEVALCTPNLCRPGQQCQGQEHRAPCLCPDGSPGCVPAEDNCPCHHGHCQRSLCVCDEGWTGPECDTELGSCTSTPCAHGGTCHPQPSGYNCTCPTGYMGPTCSEEVTACHSGPCLNGGSCSIRPEGYSCTCPPSHTGSHCQTAVDHCVSASCLNGGTCVSKPGAFFCLCATGFQGVHCEKINPSCADNPCRNKATCQDTPRGARCLCIPGYTGSRCQTLIDLCARKPCPHTARCLQSGPSFQCLCLQGWSGALCDLPLSCQKAAMSQGIEISDLCQNGGLCIDTGSSYFCHCPPGFQGKLCQDKVNPCESKPCHHGATCEPQPDGYVCQCAPGYEGQNCSKVQDSCQSQPCHNRGTCTPRPGGFHCACPPGFVGLRCEGDVDECLDQPCHPSGTAACHSLANAFYCQCLPGHTGQRCEVEMDLCQSQPCSNGGSCEVTTGPPPGFTCHCPKGFEGPTCSHKAPSCGIHHCHNGGLCLPSPKPGSPPLCACLSGFGGPDCLTPPAPPGCGPPSPCLHNGSCTETPGLHNPGFQCTCPPDSPGPRCQRPGASGCEGQGGDGACDAGCSGPGGDWDGGDCSLGVPDPWKGCPPHSRCWLLFRDGRCHPQCDSEECLFDGYDCEIPLTCTPAYDQYCRDHFHNGHCEKGCNNAQCGWDGGDCRPEGEDSEGGPSLALLVVLRPPALDQQLVALARVLSLTLRVGLWVKKDREGRNMVFPYPGTRAKEELSGIRDSSSWERQAPHTQPLGTETESLGAGFVVVMGVDLSRCGPDHPASRCPWDSGLLLRFLAAMAAVGALEPLLPGPLLAAHHQAGTRPPGNQLPWPILCSPVVGVLLLALGALLVLQLIRRRRREHGALWLPPGFIRRPQTQRAPHRRRPPLGEDNIGLKALKPEAEVDEDGVAMCSGPEEGEAEETASASRCQLWPLGSGCGELPQVAMLTPPQECELEVPDVDTCGPDGVTPLMSAVFCGGVQSTTGQRPWEPLLDRGACPQAHTVGTGETPLHLAARFSRPIAARRLLEAGANPNQPDRAGRTPLHTAVAADAREVCQLLLASRQTAVDARTDDGTTPLMLAARLAVEDLVEELIAARADVGARDKRGKTALHWAAAVNNARAARSLLQAGADKDAQDCREQTPLFLAAREGAVEVAQLLLELGAARGLRDQTGLAPGDVARQRSHWDLLTLLEGAGPTTQEARAHARTTPGGVAAPRCRTLSAGARPRGGGGCLQARTWSVDLGARGGAVYARCRSRAGSSGGPSMRGRRFSAGSRGRREARTSQDDWPRDWVALETCGTACSAPIPSPSLTPSPERGSPQVAWGLPVHQEVPLNSGRKNQN
- the Notch4 gene encoding neurogenic locus notch homolog protein 4 isoform X3, coding for MQPPSLLLLLLIFSFRVILTRVSSPELLCGGSPEPCDNGGTCLRLSQGQGTCQCAPGFLGETCQFPDPCRNTQLCKNGGSCQALLPTPPSSHSPTSPLTPHFSCTCPSGFTGDQCQTHLEELCPPSFCSNGGHCYVQASGRPQCSCEPGWTGEQCQLRDFCSANPCANGGVCLATYPQIQCRCPPGFEGHTCEHDINECFLEPGPCPQGTSCHNTLGSFQCLCPVGQGGPQCKLRKGACPPGSCLNGGTCQLVPEGDTTFHLCLCPPGFTGLDCEINPDDCVRHQCQNGANCLDGLGTYSCLCPKTWKGWDCSEDVDECEAQGPPRCRNGGTCQNSAGGFHCVCVSGWGGAGCDQNLDDCAAATCAPGSTCIDRVGSFSCICPPGRTGLLCHLEDMCLSQPCHVNAQCSTNPLTGSTLCICQPGYSGPTCHQDLDECQMAQQGPSPCEHGGSCINTPGSFNCLCLPGYTGPRCEADHNECLSQPCHRGSTCLDLLATFHCLCPPGLEGRLCEVEVDECTSNPCLNQAACHDLLNGFQCLCLPGFTGTRCEKDMDECSSTPCANGGHCQDQPGAFHCECLPGFEGLRCETEVDECLSDPCPVGASCLDLPGAFSCLCHPGFTGQLCEVALCTPNLCRPGQQCQGQEHRAPCLCPDGSPGCVPAEDNCPCHHGHCQRSLCVCDEGWTGPECDTELGSCTSTPCAHGGTCHPQPSGYNCTCPTGYMGPTCSEEVTACHSGPCLNGGSCSIRPEGYSCTCPPSHTGSHCQTAVDHCVSASCLNGGTCVSKPGAFFCLCATGFQGVHCEKINPSCADNPCRNKATCQDTPRGARCLCIPGYTGSRCQTLIDLCARKPCPHTARCLQSGPSFQCLCLQGWSGALCDLPLSCQKAAMSQGIEISDLCQNGGLCIDTGSSYFCHCPPGFQGKLCQDKVNPCESKPCHHGATCEPQPDGYVCQCAPGYEGQNCSKVQDSCQSQPCHNRGTCTPRPGGFHCACPPGFVGLRCEGDVDECLDQPCHPSGTAACHSLANAFYCQCLPGHTGQRCEVEMDLCQSQPCSNGGSCEVTTGPPPGFTCHCPKGFEGPTCSHKAPSCGIHHCHNGGLCLPSPKPGSPPLCACLSGFGGPDCLTPPAPPGCGPPSPCLHNGSCTETPGLHNPGFQCTCPPDSPGPRCQRPGASGCEGQGGDGACDAGCSGPGGDWDGGDCSLGVPDPWKGCPPHSRCWLLFRDGRCHPQCDSEECLFDGYDCEIPLTCTPAYDQYCRDHFHNGHCEKGCNNAQCGWDGGDCRPEGEDSEGGPSLALLVVLRPPALDQQLVALARVLSLTLRVGLWVKKDREGRNMVFPYPGTRAKEELSGIRDSSSWERQAPHTQPLGTETESLGAGFVVVMGVDLSRCGPDHPASRCPWDSGLLLRFLAAMAAVGALEPLLPGPLLAAHHQAGTRPPGNQLPWPILCSPVVGVLLLALGALLVLQLIRRRRREHGALWLPPGFIRRPQTQRAPHRRRPPLGEDNIGLKALKPEAEVDEDGVAMCSGPEEGEAEETASASRCQLWPLGSGCGELPQVAMLTPPQECELEVPDVDTCGPGLLLIHRWGDTPDVSRLLWRSAVHDWTETLGTTAG